A section of the Bradyrhizobium oligotrophicum S58 genome encodes:
- a CDS encoding SDR family oxidoreductase, translating into MSATIKDSVVIITGAAGAIAQALIAEMRARGAAKIYAAARDVSALAASDTIVPLKLDVTSDADTAAAASLASDVTLLINNAGVNHNTALLAAPDLSIAKEEIEINYLAPLRLTRAFAPALIKNHGSVLNILTILARVNLPIMGSYCASKAAALSLTQGLRGELAPRGVRVVGALPGAVDTRMTAGLPIPKMTPADAAREILDGYEAGEEDIYVGDMAKGLAAGLAQDHKAVEKQLASG; encoded by the coding sequence ATGAGCGCGACCATCAAGGACTCCGTCGTCATCATCACTGGCGCCGCCGGCGCCATCGCCCAGGCGCTCATCGCCGAGATGCGCGCACGCGGCGCCGCCAAGATCTACGCCGCGGCGCGCGATGTCTCGGCGCTTGCGGCGTCGGACACGATCGTGCCGCTGAAGCTCGACGTCACCAGCGACGCCGATACCGCAGCGGCCGCGTCGCTCGCGTCTGACGTGACCCTGCTGATCAACAATGCCGGCGTCAATCACAACACCGCGCTGCTGGCGGCGCCCGATCTTTCCATCGCCAAGGAGGAGATCGAGATCAACTATCTCGCACCGCTGCGGCTGACGCGCGCCTTTGCGCCGGCACTGATCAAGAACCACGGCTCGGTGCTCAACATTCTCACCATCCTGGCGCGCGTGAACCTGCCGATCATGGGCTCCTATTGCGCCTCGAAGGCCGCTGCGCTCAGCCTGACGCAGGGCCTGCGCGGTGAATTGGCGCCGAGGGGCGTCCGCGTCGTCGGTGCACTGCCCGGCGCCGTCGACACCCGCATGACCGCCGGCCTGCCGATTCCAAAGATGACGCCGGCCGATGCCGCCAGGGAAATCCTCGACGGCTACGAGGCGGGCGAGGAGGACATCTATGTCGGCGACATGGCGAAGGGCCTCGCAGCCGGTCTCGCCCAGGATCACAAGGCGGTCGAGAAACAGCTGGCATCGGGGTGA
- a CDS encoding VOC family protein, whose translation MKLPKRATSALVVLALSSTIASADSIPGLRGHDHTGITVPDVKAAIAFFTEVIGCKHAMSFGPFSDDKGTFMQDVVNVHPRAKIDEISMVRCGYGSNIELFQYEAPEQATTLPKNSDIGGHHIALYVDDIDKAAAYLKSKGVKTMQGPIPVNEGPAAGQSILYFFAPWGLQMELISYPKGMAYEKSATTLLWSTTEPQK comes from the coding sequence ATGAAGCTGCCGAAACGTGCTACGTCTGCCCTCGTCGTCCTCGCTCTCTCCTCCACCATCGCCTCGGCCGACTCCATCCCCGGCCTGCGCGGCCATGATCACACCGGCATCACGGTGCCGGACGTCAAGGCGGCGATCGCATTTTTCACCGAAGTCATCGGCTGCAAGCACGCGATGTCGTTCGGACCGTTCTCCGACGACAAGGGCACCTTCATGCAGGACGTCGTCAACGTTCATCCGCGCGCGAAGATCGACGAGATCAGCATGGTCCGCTGCGGCTATGGCTCGAACATCGAGCTGTTCCAGTACGAAGCGCCGGAGCAGGCCACGACGTTGCCGAAGAACAGCGACATCGGAGGCCACCACATCGCGCTCTATGTCGACGACATCGACAAGGCGGCCGCGTATCTGAAATCCAAGGGCGTGAAGACGATGCAGGGGCCGATCCCGGTCAATGAAGGTCCGGCCGCGGGCCAGTCGATCCTGTACTTCTTCGCCCCCTGGGGCCTGCAGATGGAACTGATCAGCTATCCCAAGGGAATGGCCTACGAGAAGAGCGCGACGACCTTGCTATGGTCGACCACGGAGCCGCAGAAATAG